The proteins below come from a single Candidatus Hydrogenedentota bacterium genomic window:
- the eno gene encoding phosphopyruvate hydratase — translation MTRIIGIEGREILDSRGKPTVEVDVFLSSGVMGRAAVPSGASTGTNEALELRDGDKERYQGAGVENAVANVNDVLAPELIGMDALSQRDIDATMIALDGTKTKSNMGANAMLGISLATAKASAAALELPLYQYIGGVNGHVLPVPMMNILNGGEHADNNVDVQEFMIMPFGACCFKEALRMGAEVFHALKDVLKGKGLNTSVGDEGGFAPSLGSNVEAIEVILKAIKQAGYEAGKDIFLALDAASSEFYKDGKYRLDAEGVENTAEEMIAYWADWVAKYPIVSIEDGLDEADWTGWKQLTDTLGDKIQLVGDDLFVTNVEYLERGIKEGVGNSILVKVNQIGTLSETLDACQMAHRAGYTTVISHRSGETEDATIADIAVAINAGQIKTGSASR, via the coding sequence ATGACAAGAATTATCGGAATTGAAGGTCGTGAAATACTGGACTCCCGTGGAAAACCAACGGTGGAAGTAGATGTCTTTTTGTCCTCCGGCGTCATGGGCCGCGCAGCTGTACCCTCCGGTGCTTCCACAGGAACCAATGAAGCCTTGGAATTGCGCGATGGTGATAAAGAACGGTATCAGGGTGCGGGTGTTGAGAATGCGGTTGCCAATGTAAATGATGTGTTGGCGCCCGAACTCATCGGTATGGACGCGTTGAGCCAACGTGATATCGATGCAACCATGATCGCACTGGACGGCACCAAAACGAAGAGCAACATGGGTGCTAACGCCATGCTCGGCATATCTCTTGCCACGGCGAAAGCCTCCGCTGCCGCTCTCGAACTGCCTTTGTACCAATATATCGGCGGCGTGAATGGCCATGTACTGCCCGTGCCGATGATGAACATCTTAAATGGCGGCGAACATGCCGACAATAATGTGGACGTTCAAGAATTTATGATTATGCCTTTTGGCGCATGCTGTTTCAAAGAAGCGCTCCGCATGGGCGCGGAAGTTTTTCACGCCCTGAAAGACGTCCTCAAAGGCAAAGGTCTCAATACCTCCGTGGGCGATGAAGGTGGCTTTGCACCGTCCTTAGGCTCCAACGTGGAAGCTATCGAAGTGATTTTGAAGGCCATCAAGCAGGCTGGCTACGAAGCGGGTAAAGATATTTTCCTCGCCCTAGACGCTGCCTCCAGTGAATTCTACAAGGATGGCAAGTATCGCTTGGACGCTGAAGGCGTTGAAAATACAGCCGAAGAAATGATCGCCTATTGGGCGGATTGGGTTGCCAAATATCCTATCGTTTCTATTGAGGACGGTCTTGATGAAGCGGATTGGACCGGTTGGAAACAGCTGACCGATACACTGGGCGATAAAATTCAGCTCGTCGGCGATGACCTTTTCGTGACCAATGTGGAATATCTCGAACGGGGCATCAAAGAAGGTGTCGGTAACAGTATTTTGGTTAAAGTGAACCAGATCGGTACGCTCTCCGAAACTTTGGACGCCTGTCAAATGGCGCATCGTGCGGGCTATACGACTGTGATTTCTCACCGCAGCGGCGAAACGGAAGACGCTACCATCGCCGATATCGCTGTAGCCATTAATGCGGGACAAATCAAGACCGGTTCTGCTTCGCGC